Part of the Numenius arquata unplaced genomic scaffold, bNumArq3.hap1.1 HAP1_SCAFFOLD_1342, whole genome shotgun sequence genome, CTTCCTCCACCCGGTGGgcttggaggtgctggtggaccACCGGGACCCCGACCCGACCCGCTGGGAGGTCCGGCGGTTGTGGTACAACGGGCGGTACTTCTCCACCCCCCGGGAGCTAGCCCAGAGCTACGAGAGGGGGACCCTGGCGGTGGCCCGCCTGGAGGAACTGCCCTCCCGGGGGCTCTTCTCCAGCTACGAGCCCCGGGGGAGGTTCTCCACCGGGACCCCCACCGACGTGCACGGGGCCAAGGTGTGCGAGCCCCAGGGCCGGCGGTACCGGCTGCGGGGCAACCTCCTGGAGTACGGGGGCTGGAGCTTGGCCTTCCGGCTGCGCTCCTCCGCCGGCCTCCAGCTCTTCGACCTGCGCTTCAACGGGGAGCGGGTGGCCTTCGAGGTGAGCGTCCAGGAGGCCATCGCCTTCTACGGCGGCCACACGCCGGCGGCCATGCAGACCAAGTACATGGACGCCGGCTGGGGCATGGGCTCCGTCACCTACGAGCTGGCCCCCGGCATCGACTGCCCGGAGGTGGCCACCTTCCTGGACGCCCACCACCTCTACGACGCCGACGGGCCCGTGAGGTTCTCCAAGGCCCTCTGCGTCTTCGAGCTGCCCACCGGCGTCCCCCTGCGCCGCCACTTCGACAGCGACTTCCAGGGGGGCTTCCACTTCTacgcggggctggaggggcacgCGCTGGTCCTGAGGACCACCTCCACCGTCTACAACTACGACTACATCTGGGACTTCCTCCTCTACCCCAACGGCGTCCTGGAGGCCAAGGTCCACGCCACCGGCTTCATCCACGCCACCTTCTACACCCCCCAGGGCCGGCGCTACGGCAGCCGCGTCCACAGCCACCTCCTGGGCAACCTCCACACCCACCTGGTCCACTACAAGGTGGACCTGGACGTCGCAGGTGCAGCCCCCACCCCTGCTGGGTGGCCACCCCCCGTCCCGGGCTCTGGGGAGGGCGATGGGGGGGGTGGGACTGGACCCCACGTGGAGTTCCAGGGGTTGGGACCCTCGTCCCCACGGGAGCGTTGCCGTCTGGGCATCACCCGGACCTTCTGAATGATCCCCCCTTCcgtggtggcatctccatggggtCCCAGCACCATGAGGCTGGTGGGATGTGGCTGGTGGGACACTGGTGGGATGCCATGGATGGGACACCGATGGTGGGACGCCATTGATGGGATGCCACAGGTTGGGTGCCGCTGGTGGGATGGTGTTGGTGGGACATTATGGATGAGATGCTGATGGTGGATGCCATCAGCGGGATGCCGTCGGTGGGATGCTGATGGTGGAATTCTCTCTGTGGGATGGTGTTGGTGGGATGCCATTGATGGGACGCTGGTGGTGGGACACCACTGTTGGGACACCATTGATGGGATGCTGTTGGTGGGACACCATTGATgggacaccactggtgggacGCCATTGATGGGACACCATTGACGGGACGCCGTTGGTGGGACACCATTGATgggacaccactggtgggacGCCGTTGGTGGGACGCCGTTGGTGGGACACCATTGATGGGACACCATTGACGGGACACCGTTGGTGGGATACCATTGATGGGACACCATTGACGGGACACCATTGACGGGATGCTGTTGGTGGGACACCATTGATgggacaccactggtgggacGCCTTTGGTGGGACACCATTGATGAGACACCATTGACGGGACGCCGTTGGTGGGACACCATTGATGGGACACCGTTGGTGGGACACCATTGATGGGACACCGTTGGTGGGACACCATTGACGGGACGCTGCTGCCCACCGGTTCTCACGCCCCCTCTTCTCGCAGGCACCGGCAACAGCTTCGAGACGCTGGAGGTGCGCTTGGAGAACATCTCCAACCCCTGGAGCCCCGGGGCCCGGGTGGTGCAGCCCCGCTTGCAGCGCCGGCGCCGGCGCCACGAGGCCGAGGCCGCCTTCCCCTTCGGGTCCCCGCTGCCGCGGTACCTCCTGGTCTACAACCCCCGCCGACGCAACCGCTGGGGCCACCGCCGCGGCTACCGCCTCCAGCTCCGCTCCCACGCCGGGCCCGTCCTGCCCCGCGgctggcaggaggagaagggcgtctcctggggaaggtggggctcggggggggggtgtcaccccagAACCGGGACGGGGATccccacagacacacaccccccacacacaccccccaccgtGGGCTCCGGCACGGCCACACCGCTCCCCGTGTGCCGAGCCACCGTGGTCATGGCGCGGGGACCTTCTGCTGGTGCCCTCGGCTACTGGTCCCCAACCCGGGACCTTCTCTGGTGGCCCCTCGTGCCCTTGGCTACTTGTCCCCAGCTTGTCCCCTTGGCTACTGGTCCCCACAGCTACTTGTCCCCACCCCAGGACCTTCTGCTGGTGCCCTCGGCTACTGGGGAGCCTCTCTGGTGGCACCTCGTGCCCTCGGCTACTTGTCCCCACCTCGTGCCCTCGGCTACTTGTTCTCACCCAAAGACCTTCTCTGGTGGCCCCTCGAGCCCTTGGCTACTTGTCTCCAGCTTGTCCCCTTGGCTACTGGTCCCCACAGCTACTTGTCCCCACCCCAGGACCTTCCACTGGTGGCACCTTGTCCCCACCCCAGGACCTTCTGCTGGTGCCCTCGGCTACTGGGGAGCCTCTCTGGTGGCACCTCATGCCCTCGGCTACTTGTCCCCACCTCGTGCCCTCGGCTACTTGTCCTCACCCAAAGACCTTCTCTGGTGGCCCCTCGAGCCCTTGGCTACTTGTCCCCTTGGCTACTGGTCCCCACCCCAAGACCTTCTGCTGGTGGCCCCTTGTCCCCGCTGCGGTTGCCCCCCGGTCACAGCCAGGAGAGTCCCCGGAGAGACCCCCAAGTGtcaccccagagcaggggggTCCCAGAGCTGAGGGGGGGAcactgcccgcccccccccccccccccacctggcACAGCGGGCACGTGGCTGGTGGCCTCACCACTGAGGGCCAccaccctgagcccccccccccagagcccctcaGGACCCCCTCCAACttccaggcccccccccccccccatcgggggtgggcaggggggcggtggggtgtttggggtgcccccccgccccccccggcacccccacgGGGGGGGTCTgaccctgtgtgtccccccccccgcaggtaCCCCCTGGCGGTGACGCGGCGGCACGAGGAGgagcccaccagcagcagcatctaCGCCCAGAAcgacccctgggaccccctggTGGACTTCGAGGGCTTCCTCCGCGACAACGAGACCCTCGAGGACCAGGTGACCACCGCGGGGGGGGCGCTGGTAGCCCGGGCaacccagcctgggggggggggctggcgggaACCCCCTGGTGCTCCTGACGGTGGTGGTGGGGGTTCCACCATGTTTGGGGGGCTGGTGGCAGGGTCCTGCGGTCTGCCACTGATGgccactgtcccccccccagctggtggccaccatccccCCAAGCTCATGGCCaccatccctcccctcctgctgaTGGCCACTGTCCCCCCCTcagctggtggccaccatccccTCCTGCTGATGgccactgtcccccccccagctggtggccaccatccccCATCCTGCTGATGGCCACTGTCCCCCCCCACTGGTGGCCACCGTCCCCCCTCCTGCTGATGG contains:
- the AOC1 gene encoding diamine oxidase [copper-containing]: MWLLALPALLATVATSSPAASPQDKASIFADLSAAELRAVRTFLMGRPELGLSPSRGGPLAKNTLFLVELLPPKKEPALRYLDGGGPRPRRLARAVVFFGGEAHPNVTELAVGPLPRPTFYRPLRSPGGRPVPFSSRPVTQREYEGLQRALAVATEPLYRLLREATGYWFHNCSRRCLTFSDVAPRGLAPGERRSWLVLQRRVEGFFLHPVGLEVLVDHRDPDPTRWEVRRLWYNGRYFSTPRELAQSYERGTLAVARLEELPSRGLFSSYEPRGRFSTGTPTDVHGAKVCEPQGRRYRLRGNLLEYGGWSLAFRLRSSAGLQLFDLRFNGERVAFEVSVQEAIAFYGGHTPAAMQTKYMDAGWGMGSVTYELAPGIDCPEVATFLDAHHLYDADGPVRFSKALCVFELPTGVPLRRHFDSDFQGGFHFYAGLEGHALVLRTTSTVYNYDYIWDFLLYPNGVLEAKVHATGFIHATFYTPQGRRYGSRVHSHLLGNLHTHLVHYKVDLDVAGTGNSFETLEVRLENISNPWSPGARVVQPRLQRRRRRHEAEAAFPFGSPLPRYLLVYNPRRRNRWGHRRGYRLQLRSHAGPVLPRGWQEEKGVSWGRYPLAVTRRHEEEPTSSSIYAQNDPWDPLVDFEGFLRDNETLEDQDLVAWVTVGFLHVPHAEDVPNTATPGNSVGFFLRPFNFFDEDPSVAARDPVIVRPLDPPAFSRLQIQRWTPATPGPCVATEPFAYNGTYREE